One window of the Benincasa hispida cultivar B227 chromosome 3, ASM972705v1, whole genome shotgun sequence genome contains the following:
- the LOC120074618 gene encoding uncharacterized protein LOC120074618 isoform X3: MMSHSSMEATSSLEFFKVFLPDSCSLHMSIPPAFMKHLNGTFPEKATIQDHTGKSWGITLEKLDDLLYFKKGWQAFVDYHFLKYGDFLVFQYDGHSTFDVKIFGKNGCKKAVTAKATSSVPILEAEIAEAGNSVSNLEAMVADAGNSISNSEAIVENAGNSVSNLEAMVAYAGNSVSNTVAMVADAAYSVSNLEVVVVDAGNSVPIFKVKKEPVVEEEDVEPSIYRKRKRLQDGSEIVRKSKSIVASNHGRLDNASNSVGQVRPRGPFFERMMKHWSSQTIEHLHYMPFFGIENFRIEPFEIIPVRIYPKVAKYIQEYSQFQEHSRAMICSQFHSTSASQEPKYIQFDHEEVDSQQNDQYFQEDYDPQGDNQSGGVDMDMINELPISQSQEILYLEYQPLQTDKEDNRKSANMETTEVGGYSFNIEEQNTESTTELGGNSCDDNEENNMGTTELGGNSFDIEENNIKREKRSPTTVEATRKKKKRKSRETTSFEVQEHNEETSEIDTDQDSRRNVGTKQTKNISGQSKQDGGGKRKKRAKRGKKSGISSTPSEHDDKVDVYKEYPLLLPRSSWSTTQRINLYSKLDVISVIKNTLNERQLKKFKKSCFGDFLDLKITKFSSQLFYHLVRRQCCSTNRNELWFNLEGRIHKFGMKEFSLITGLNCGELPEIDMSKIQKGKFNKRYFGGEKTIKRTKLHEVFTEMDKGRNKDVVKMAKLYILEMFILGKQIRTGINHEYTLLVDDKEQFDRYPWGRISYEITIDFVKKAIKSNDASAIGIGGCAFALLVWAYETIPLLGLNSNFVATRVSFGTPRMNNWAADVHPEWKDLSEKVFQSDSFDVQPLIATKTEMEMPYMIPFGGVKPSEEKIKSQLDQEHNSDARTSYNKGYCNWKGPPSVPNDGVGNFLFTKIVNIEEILGSLVHDIDNLKNLFSKLCENVNEATDPEKMRK; this comes from the exons ATGATGAGTCACAGCAGCATGGAAGCCACTTCTAGCCTTGAGTTTTTCAAGGTTTTTCTTCCCGATTCTTGCTCTCTTCATATG AGCATACCTCCAGCTTTTATGAAGCATTTAAATGGAACCTTTCCAGAAAAAGCTACCATCCAAGATCATACGGGAAAATCATGGGGTATTACATTGGAAAAATTGGACGACCTTCTGTATTTCAAGAAGGGCTGGCAGGCCTTTGTAGATTACCATTTTCTGAAATATGGAGACTTCTTAGTTTTCCAATATGATGGTCACTCTACGTTCGATGTTAAGATATTTGGCAAAAATGGATGCAAGAAGGCAGTGACAGCAAAAGCTACTAGTTCTGTCCCAATTTTGGAGGCTGAGATAGCAGAAGCTGGTAATTCTGTTTCAAATTTGGAGGCGATGGTAGCAGATGCTGGTAATTCTATTTCAAATTCGGAGGCTATAGTAGAAAATGCTGGTAATTCCGTTTCAAATTTGGAGGCTATGGTAGCATATGCTGGTAATTCTGTTTCAAATACGGtggctatggtagcagatgctGCTTATTCTGTTTCAAATTTGGAGGTTGTGGTAGTAGATGCTGGTAATTCTGTTCCAATTTTTAAGGTAAAAAAAGAGCCTGtggttgaggaagaagatgtgGAACCTTCAATTTATCGCAAGAGGAAGCGATTACAAGATGGATCAG AGATAGTTCGCAAGTCAAAAAGCATTGTAGCTTCAAATCATGGTAGACTGGATAATGCCTCGAACTCTGTAGGACAGGTTAGGCCAAGAGGGCCTTTCTTTGAGCGGATGATGAAACATTGGTCGAGTCAGACCATT GAGCACTTGCATTATATGCCTTTCTTTGGAATAGAGAATTTCAGGATTGAACCTTTCGAGATAATTCCAG TACGAATATATCCAAAAGTCGCAAAGTACATTCAGGAGTATAGCCAATTTCAAGAACATAGTAGGGCGATGATTTGTAGCCAATTTCATTCAACGTCCGCAAGTCAAGAGCCCAAATACATTCAATTTGATCATGAG GAAGTTGATAGTCAACAAAATGATCAATATTTCCAAGAAGATTATGACCCTCAAGGGGATAATCAAAGTGGAGGAGTTGATATGGACATG ATAAATGAACTACCTATTAGTCAATCGCAAGAAATACTGTATTTGGAGTATCAACCCCTTCAAACAGATAAAGAAGACAATAGGAAATCAGCAAATATGGAAACTACTGAG GTTGGTGGGTATTCATTCAATATTGAAGAGCAAAATACAGAGAGTACTACTGAG CTTGGTGGGAATTCGTGTGATGATAATGAAGAGAATAATATGGGTACTACTGAG CTTGGCGGGAATTCATTTGATATTGAAGAGAATAATATCAAACGGGAAAAACGGTCCCCTACAACTGTCGAGGCTactagaaagaagaaaaagagaaaatcgaGAGAGACGACGAGCTTTGAAGTG caAGAACACAACGAAGAGACGTCCGAAATTGATACTGATCAGGACTCCAGGAGGAATGTGGGAACGAAGCAAACGAAGAACATTTCTGGACAATCTAag CAGGATGGAGGTGGTAAGAGAAAAAAACGAGCAAAGAGGGGAAAGAAATCAGGAATTTCTAGTACGCCTTCTGAACATGATGATAAGGTGGATGTTTATAAg GAGTACCCTTTATTATTACCGAGGAGTAGCTGGTCGACTACTCAACGAATAAACTTGTATAGTAAGCTTGATGTTATCTCAGTGATAAAGAATACATTGAATGAAAGGCAACTAAAGAAGTTCAAGAAAAGCTGCTTTGGAGATTTTTTAGACTTGAAGATCACCAAGTTCTCATCCCAACTCTTTTATCATTTGGTTAGACGTCAATGTTGTTCTACAAACCGCAACGAACTATGGTTCAATCTAGAGGGTAGAATACATAAGTTCGGGATGAAGGAGTTTTCCTTGATAACAGGTTTGAATTGCGGAGAATTACCGGAAATTGATATGTCCAAAATTCAAAAAGGTAAGTTTaataagaggtattttggtGGTGAGAAAACTATTAAAAGGACAAAATTACACGAGGTGTTCACAGAAATGGATAAAGGGAGAAACAAAGATGTCGTCAAAATGGCAAAGCTATACATTCTAGAGATGTTTATACTTGGTAAGCAAATAAGGACAGGAATAAATCATGAATATACCTTATTAGTGGACGACAAGGAACAGTTTGATAGGTATCCATGGGGGCGAATCTCTTATGAGATTACCATAGATTTTGTGAAAAAAGCCATAAAAAGCAATGATGCTTCAGCAATAGGGATTGGCGGATGTGCATTTGCCTTACTTGTGTGGGCGTATGAGACCATCCCCTTACTCGggttaaattcaaattttgtcgCAACGAGGGTCTCTTTTGGCACACCCAGAATGAACAATTGGGCAGCAGACGTTCATCCAGAGTGGAAGGACCTTTCAGAGAAGGTTTTTCAATCTGATTCT tTTGATGTTCAGCCTCTTATAGCAACAAAAACTGAAATGGAAATGCCATATATGATACCATTTGGTGGGGTTAAGCCATCAGAAGAAAAGATTAAATCACAGTTGGATCAAGAACACAACAGCGATGCTAGAACTTCATACAACAAGGGGTATTGTAATTGGAAAGGACCTCCGTCTGTTCCAAATGATGGCGTGGGGAATTTTTTGTTCACTAAGATAGTCAACATAGAGGAAATTTTGGGCAGTTTGGTTCATGACATAGATAACCTAAAGAATCTCTTTTCAAAATTGTGTGAAAATGTAAATGAAGCTACAGATCCTGAAAAGATGAG AAAGTAG
- the LOC120074618 gene encoding uncharacterized protein LOC120074618 isoform X1 has translation MMSHSSMEATSSLEFFKVFLPDSCSLHMSIPPAFMKHLNGTFPEKATIQDHTGKSWGITLEKLDDLLYFKKGWQAFVDYHFLKYGDFLVFQYDGHSTFDVKIFGKNGCKKAVTAKATSSVPILEAEIAEAGNSVSNLEAMVADAGNSISNSEAIVENAGNSVSNLEAMVAYAGNSVSNTVAMVADAAYSVSNLEVVVVDAGNSVPIFKVKKEPVVEEEDVEPSIYRKRKRLQDGSEIVRKSKSIVASNHGRLDNASNSVGQVRPRGPFFERMMKHWSSQTIVKEHLHYMPFFGIENFRIEPFEIIPVRIYPKVAKYIQEYSQFQEHSRAMICSQFHSTSASQEPKYIQFDHEEVDSQQNDQYFQEDYDPQGDNQSGGVDMDMINELPISQSQEILYLEYQPLQTDKEDNRKSANMETTEVGGYSFNIEEQNTESTTELGGNSCDDNEENNMGTTELGGNSFDIEENNIKREKRSPTTVEATRKKKKRKSRETTSFEVQEHNEETSEIDTDQDSRRNVGTKQTKNISGQSKQDGGGKRKKRAKRGKKSGISSTPSEHDDKVDVYKEYPLLLPRSSWSTTQRINLYSKLDVISVIKNTLNERQLKKFKKSCFGDFLDLKITKFSSQLFYHLVRRQCCSTNRNELWFNLEGRIHKFGMKEFSLITGLNCGELPEIDMSKIQKGKFNKRYFGGEKTIKRTKLHEVFTEMDKGRNKDVVKMAKLYILEMFILGKQIRTGINHEYTLLVDDKEQFDRYPWGRISYEITIDFVKKAIKSNDASAIGIGGCAFALLVWAYETIPLLGLNSNFVATRVSFGTPRMNNWAADVHPEWKDLSEKVFQSDSFDVQPLIATKTEMEMPYMIPFGGVKPSEEKIKSQLDQEHNSDARTSYNKGYCNWKGPPSVPNDGVGNFLFTKIVNIEEILGSLVHDIDNLKNLFSKLCENVNEATDPEKMRK, from the exons ATGATGAGTCACAGCAGCATGGAAGCCACTTCTAGCCTTGAGTTTTTCAAGGTTTTTCTTCCCGATTCTTGCTCTCTTCATATG AGCATACCTCCAGCTTTTATGAAGCATTTAAATGGAACCTTTCCAGAAAAAGCTACCATCCAAGATCATACGGGAAAATCATGGGGTATTACATTGGAAAAATTGGACGACCTTCTGTATTTCAAGAAGGGCTGGCAGGCCTTTGTAGATTACCATTTTCTGAAATATGGAGACTTCTTAGTTTTCCAATATGATGGTCACTCTACGTTCGATGTTAAGATATTTGGCAAAAATGGATGCAAGAAGGCAGTGACAGCAAAAGCTACTAGTTCTGTCCCAATTTTGGAGGCTGAGATAGCAGAAGCTGGTAATTCTGTTTCAAATTTGGAGGCGATGGTAGCAGATGCTGGTAATTCTATTTCAAATTCGGAGGCTATAGTAGAAAATGCTGGTAATTCCGTTTCAAATTTGGAGGCTATGGTAGCATATGCTGGTAATTCTGTTTCAAATACGGtggctatggtagcagatgctGCTTATTCTGTTTCAAATTTGGAGGTTGTGGTAGTAGATGCTGGTAATTCTGTTCCAATTTTTAAGGTAAAAAAAGAGCCTGtggttgaggaagaagatgtgGAACCTTCAATTTATCGCAAGAGGAAGCGATTACAAGATGGATCAG AGATAGTTCGCAAGTCAAAAAGCATTGTAGCTTCAAATCATGGTAGACTGGATAATGCCTCGAACTCTGTAGGACAGGTTAGGCCAAGAGGGCCTTTCTTTGAGCGGATGATGAAACATTGGTCGAGTCAGACCATT GTGAAGGAGCACTTGCATTATATGCCTTTCTTTGGAATAGAGAATTTCAGGATTGAACCTTTCGAGATAATTCCAG TACGAATATATCCAAAAGTCGCAAAGTACATTCAGGAGTATAGCCAATTTCAAGAACATAGTAGGGCGATGATTTGTAGCCAATTTCATTCAACGTCCGCAAGTCAAGAGCCCAAATACATTCAATTTGATCATGAG GAAGTTGATAGTCAACAAAATGATCAATATTTCCAAGAAGATTATGACCCTCAAGGGGATAATCAAAGTGGAGGAGTTGATATGGACATG ATAAATGAACTACCTATTAGTCAATCGCAAGAAATACTGTATTTGGAGTATCAACCCCTTCAAACAGATAAAGAAGACAATAGGAAATCAGCAAATATGGAAACTACTGAG GTTGGTGGGTATTCATTCAATATTGAAGAGCAAAATACAGAGAGTACTACTGAG CTTGGTGGGAATTCGTGTGATGATAATGAAGAGAATAATATGGGTACTACTGAG CTTGGCGGGAATTCATTTGATATTGAAGAGAATAATATCAAACGGGAAAAACGGTCCCCTACAACTGTCGAGGCTactagaaagaagaaaaagagaaaatcgaGAGAGACGACGAGCTTTGAAGTG caAGAACACAACGAAGAGACGTCCGAAATTGATACTGATCAGGACTCCAGGAGGAATGTGGGAACGAAGCAAACGAAGAACATTTCTGGACAATCTAag CAGGATGGAGGTGGTAAGAGAAAAAAACGAGCAAAGAGGGGAAAGAAATCAGGAATTTCTAGTACGCCTTCTGAACATGATGATAAGGTGGATGTTTATAAg GAGTACCCTTTATTATTACCGAGGAGTAGCTGGTCGACTACTCAACGAATAAACTTGTATAGTAAGCTTGATGTTATCTCAGTGATAAAGAATACATTGAATGAAAGGCAACTAAAGAAGTTCAAGAAAAGCTGCTTTGGAGATTTTTTAGACTTGAAGATCACCAAGTTCTCATCCCAACTCTTTTATCATTTGGTTAGACGTCAATGTTGTTCTACAAACCGCAACGAACTATGGTTCAATCTAGAGGGTAGAATACATAAGTTCGGGATGAAGGAGTTTTCCTTGATAACAGGTTTGAATTGCGGAGAATTACCGGAAATTGATATGTCCAAAATTCAAAAAGGTAAGTTTaataagaggtattttggtGGTGAGAAAACTATTAAAAGGACAAAATTACACGAGGTGTTCACAGAAATGGATAAAGGGAGAAACAAAGATGTCGTCAAAATGGCAAAGCTATACATTCTAGAGATGTTTATACTTGGTAAGCAAATAAGGACAGGAATAAATCATGAATATACCTTATTAGTGGACGACAAGGAACAGTTTGATAGGTATCCATGGGGGCGAATCTCTTATGAGATTACCATAGATTTTGTGAAAAAAGCCATAAAAAGCAATGATGCTTCAGCAATAGGGATTGGCGGATGTGCATTTGCCTTACTTGTGTGGGCGTATGAGACCATCCCCTTACTCGggttaaattcaaattttgtcgCAACGAGGGTCTCTTTTGGCACACCCAGAATGAACAATTGGGCAGCAGACGTTCATCCAGAGTGGAAGGACCTTTCAGAGAAGGTTTTTCAATCTGATTCT tTTGATGTTCAGCCTCTTATAGCAACAAAAACTGAAATGGAAATGCCATATATGATACCATTTGGTGGGGTTAAGCCATCAGAAGAAAAGATTAAATCACAGTTGGATCAAGAACACAACAGCGATGCTAGAACTTCATACAACAAGGGGTATTGTAATTGGAAAGGACCTCCGTCTGTTCCAAATGATGGCGTGGGGAATTTTTTGTTCACTAAGATAGTCAACATAGAGGAAATTTTGGGCAGTTTGGTTCATGACATAGATAACCTAAAGAATCTCTTTTCAAAATTGTGTGAAAATGTAAATGAAGCTACAGATCCTGAAAAGATGAG AAAGTAG
- the LOC120074618 gene encoding uncharacterized protein LOC120074618 isoform X6 yields MKHLNGTFPEKATIQDHTGKSWGITLEKLDDLLYFKKGWQAFVDYHFLKYGDFLVFQYDGHSTFDVKIFGKNGCKKAVTAKATSSVPILEAEIAEAGNSVSNLEAMVADAGNSISNSEAIVENAGNSVSNLEAMVAYAGNSVSNTVAMVADAAYSVSNLEVVVVDAGNSVPIFKVKKEPVVEEEDVEPSIYRKRKRLQDGSEIVRKSKSIVASNHGRLDNASNSVGQVRPRGPFFERMMKHWSSQTIVKEHLHYMPFFGIENFRIEPFEIIPVRIYPKVAKYIQEYSQFQEHSRAMICSQFHSTSASQEPKYIQFDHEEVDSQQNDQYFQEDYDPQGDNQSGGVDMDMINELPISQSQEILYLEYQPLQTDKEDNRKSANMETTEVGGYSFNIEEQNTESTTELGGNSCDDNEENNMGTTELGGNSFDIEENNIKREKRSPTTVEATRKKKKRKSRETTSFEVQEHNEETSEIDTDQDSRRNVGTKQTKNISGQSKQDGGGKRKKRAKRGKKSGISSTPSEHDDKVDVYKEYPLLLPRSSWSTTQRINLYSKLDVISVIKNTLNERQLKKFKKSCFGDFLDLKITKFSSQLFYHLVRRQCCSTNRNELWFNLEGRIHKFGMKEFSLITGLNCGELPEIDMSKIQKGKFNKRYFGGEKTIKRTKLHEVFTEMDKGRNKDVVKMAKLYILEMFILGKQIRTGINHEYTLLVDDKEQFDRYPWGRISYEITIDFVKKAIKSNDASAIGIGGCAFALLVWAYETIPLLGLNSNFVATRVSFGTPRMNNWAADVHPEWKDLSEKVFQSDSFDVQPLIATKTEMEMPYMIPFGGVKPSEEKIKSQLDQEHNSDARTSYNKGYCNWKGPPSVPNDGVGNFLFTKIVNIEEILGSLVHDIDNLKNLFSKLCENVNEATDPEKMRK; encoded by the exons ATGAAGCATTTAAATGGAACCTTTCCAGAAAAAGCTACCATCCAAGATCATACGGGAAAATCATGGGGTATTACATTGGAAAAATTGGACGACCTTCTGTATTTCAAGAAGGGCTGGCAGGCCTTTGTAGATTACCATTTTCTGAAATATGGAGACTTCTTAGTTTTCCAATATGATGGTCACTCTACGTTCGATGTTAAGATATTTGGCAAAAATGGATGCAAGAAGGCAGTGACAGCAAAAGCTACTAGTTCTGTCCCAATTTTGGAGGCTGAGATAGCAGAAGCTGGTAATTCTGTTTCAAATTTGGAGGCGATGGTAGCAGATGCTGGTAATTCTATTTCAAATTCGGAGGCTATAGTAGAAAATGCTGGTAATTCCGTTTCAAATTTGGAGGCTATGGTAGCATATGCTGGTAATTCTGTTTCAAATACGGtggctatggtagcagatgctGCTTATTCTGTTTCAAATTTGGAGGTTGTGGTAGTAGATGCTGGTAATTCTGTTCCAATTTTTAAGGTAAAAAAAGAGCCTGtggttgaggaagaagatgtgGAACCTTCAATTTATCGCAAGAGGAAGCGATTACAAGATGGATCAG AGATAGTTCGCAAGTCAAAAAGCATTGTAGCTTCAAATCATGGTAGACTGGATAATGCCTCGAACTCTGTAGGACAGGTTAGGCCAAGAGGGCCTTTCTTTGAGCGGATGATGAAACATTGGTCGAGTCAGACCATT GTGAAGGAGCACTTGCATTATATGCCTTTCTTTGGAATAGAGAATTTCAGGATTGAACCTTTCGAGATAATTCCAG TACGAATATATCCAAAAGTCGCAAAGTACATTCAGGAGTATAGCCAATTTCAAGAACATAGTAGGGCGATGATTTGTAGCCAATTTCATTCAACGTCCGCAAGTCAAGAGCCCAAATACATTCAATTTGATCATGAG GAAGTTGATAGTCAACAAAATGATCAATATTTCCAAGAAGATTATGACCCTCAAGGGGATAATCAAAGTGGAGGAGTTGATATGGACATG ATAAATGAACTACCTATTAGTCAATCGCAAGAAATACTGTATTTGGAGTATCAACCCCTTCAAACAGATAAAGAAGACAATAGGAAATCAGCAAATATGGAAACTACTGAG GTTGGTGGGTATTCATTCAATATTGAAGAGCAAAATACAGAGAGTACTACTGAG CTTGGTGGGAATTCGTGTGATGATAATGAAGAGAATAATATGGGTACTACTGAG CTTGGCGGGAATTCATTTGATATTGAAGAGAATAATATCAAACGGGAAAAACGGTCCCCTACAACTGTCGAGGCTactagaaagaagaaaaagagaaaatcgaGAGAGACGACGAGCTTTGAAGTG caAGAACACAACGAAGAGACGTCCGAAATTGATACTGATCAGGACTCCAGGAGGAATGTGGGAACGAAGCAAACGAAGAACATTTCTGGACAATCTAag CAGGATGGAGGTGGTAAGAGAAAAAAACGAGCAAAGAGGGGAAAGAAATCAGGAATTTCTAGTACGCCTTCTGAACATGATGATAAGGTGGATGTTTATAAg GAGTACCCTTTATTATTACCGAGGAGTAGCTGGTCGACTACTCAACGAATAAACTTGTATAGTAAGCTTGATGTTATCTCAGTGATAAAGAATACATTGAATGAAAGGCAACTAAAGAAGTTCAAGAAAAGCTGCTTTGGAGATTTTTTAGACTTGAAGATCACCAAGTTCTCATCCCAACTCTTTTATCATTTGGTTAGACGTCAATGTTGTTCTACAAACCGCAACGAACTATGGTTCAATCTAGAGGGTAGAATACATAAGTTCGGGATGAAGGAGTTTTCCTTGATAACAGGTTTGAATTGCGGAGAATTACCGGAAATTGATATGTCCAAAATTCAAAAAGGTAAGTTTaataagaggtattttggtGGTGAGAAAACTATTAAAAGGACAAAATTACACGAGGTGTTCACAGAAATGGATAAAGGGAGAAACAAAGATGTCGTCAAAATGGCAAAGCTATACATTCTAGAGATGTTTATACTTGGTAAGCAAATAAGGACAGGAATAAATCATGAATATACCTTATTAGTGGACGACAAGGAACAGTTTGATAGGTATCCATGGGGGCGAATCTCTTATGAGATTACCATAGATTTTGTGAAAAAAGCCATAAAAAGCAATGATGCTTCAGCAATAGGGATTGGCGGATGTGCATTTGCCTTACTTGTGTGGGCGTATGAGACCATCCCCTTACTCGggttaaattcaaattttgtcgCAACGAGGGTCTCTTTTGGCACACCCAGAATGAACAATTGGGCAGCAGACGTTCATCCAGAGTGGAAGGACCTTTCAGAGAAGGTTTTTCAATCTGATTCT tTTGATGTTCAGCCTCTTATAGCAACAAAAACTGAAATGGAAATGCCATATATGATACCATTTGGTGGGGTTAAGCCATCAGAAGAAAAGATTAAATCACAGTTGGATCAAGAACACAACAGCGATGCTAGAACTTCATACAACAAGGGGTATTGTAATTGGAAAGGACCTCCGTCTGTTCCAAATGATGGCGTGGGGAATTTTTTGTTCACTAAGATAGTCAACATAGAGGAAATTTTGGGCAGTTTGGTTCATGACATAGATAACCTAAAGAATCTCTTTTCAAAATTGTGTGAAAATGTAAATGAAGCTACAGATCCTGAAAAGATGAG AAAGTAG